One stretch of Arachis hypogaea cultivar Tifrunner chromosome 20, arahy.Tifrunner.gnm2.J5K5, whole genome shotgun sequence DNA includes these proteins:
- the LOC112786780 gene encoding uncharacterized protein At1g15400, with protein MGEQGEQLQRSVTSFRRQGSSGSVWDDKFLAGLWDQSQNQKQQDEQSQSQSQSQPQPRPRPQSESSGTMLERSRSGGGARQHERRTVTVAPPSNDPPSPKVPTCGLCGFFAKSNNNPKVKKRR; from the coding sequence ATGGGAGAGCAAGGAGAGCAGCTTCAAAGATCAGTAACATCTTTTAGAAGACAAGGCTCTTCAGGATCTGTATGGGATGACAAGTTTCTTGCCGGTCTTTGGGATCAGAGTCAGAATCagaagcaacaagatgaacagtCTCAGTCTCAGTCTCAGTCTCAGCCTCAGCCTCGGCCTCGGCCTCAAAGCGAATCAAGTGGCACCATGTTGGAGCGTAGTAGATCAGGAGGAGGGGCAAGACAGCATGAACGTCGGACGGTCACCGTTGCGCCGCCATCCAATGACCCTCCCTCCCCTAAGGTACCAACCTGTGGCCTTTGTGGATTCTTTGCTAAATCCAATAATAATCCTAAGGTCAAGAAACGCAGGTGa